CCATAAGCATGGCGCCGATCATGGCGGGAACCCCGGTGGTGTATGAAATAGCCTGGGCCTTTACTTCTTTATAAGCCTGGGCGTGGTCGCAGATGTTGTACACGTAATATTTTTGAGGCTGCCCGTCTTTGACGCCCTCGATCATGCAGCCGATGCACGTCTTGCCAGAATAGTTTTCGCCTAAAGAGCTTGGCTCGGGAAGCAGCGCCTTCAAAAATTTCAAAGGCACGATTTCATGGCCTTCGAATACCACCGGGTCGATGCGGGTCATGCCTACGTTTTCCAGGACCCTTAAATGGGTCAGGTATTCCTGGCCGAAAGTCATCCAGAACCGCATGCGTTTGATGTGGGGAATGTGTTTGGTCAGGGATTCCATTTCCTCGTGATACATCAAGTACATTTCCCGGGGGCCAATGCCGGGGAAATCAAAGGTCTTGTGCACGGACAAGGGATCGGTTTCCAGCCACCGGCCGTTTTCGAAATATTTTCCCCTTTGAGTGATTTCGCGAATATTGATTTCCGGGTTGAAATTGGTGGCGAAAGGATGGCCGTGATCTCCGGCGTTGCAGTCCATGATGTCCACGTAATGGATTTCGTCAAAATGCTCCTTGGCGGCATGGGCGCAAAACACATTGGTCACGCCGGGGTCGAATCCGCTGCCCAAAAGGGCCATGACGCCGGCCTCCCGGAACCTTTCCTGGTAGTCCCATTGCCACTTGTAGCAAAATTTGGCTTCGTCCGGCGGTTCGTAATTGGCGGTGTCCAGATAATCGGTCTTGGTTTCCAGGCACGCGTCCATAATATGCAAATCCTGGTAGGGGAGGGCGACGTTGACCACCAGGTCGGGCTTTATCTCCCGGATGAGGGCGGCCAGTTCCGGGACGTTGTCCGCATCAACCTGTTCGGTGCGTATGGGCCTGTCTATTTGCGAGGCGATGGCGTCGCATTTTTCCAGGGTGCGGCTGGCCAGGGTAATGCGTTCAAAAACCTCAGGGACCTGGGCGCACTTATGGGTGACCACCCCGCCCACTCCGCCTGCTCCGATTATCAATACATTGGCCATGTTATAGACCTCCTTGCATGGTTGAAATGACTCCATGGGACGCTTGACTCCACCCGCAAATTTTTAAAATAAGACATTGGGGCGGCAGGGTCAAATCCCAAAAGCCCCTGATTGAGTTTTTTTTCCTCCTATGATAAAAAAAATGATCAGGATGGGCTGGGTAATCTGGCCTTGCAGCCCTTTTCATCCTGATACGGGGGGGAAATGCACCACTATTCCGAGCACCGCCGAACTGCGCTGACTTTGCTTTTTCTGTGCTTTGTCGCCTGGGCGGCCCACTATAGCCTGTTAGGCCGGTTTTTACTTTACGAAGACGATTACGCGGTCATGGGCCGCAGCCTGGACATGGACCTGGCGGCCCTGTGGGGGATTTTGCGCGCCCTCTGGCTGGAGTGCCCCATGGCAAGGCCGCTGCATTTCACCTTCGGACGCGTGTTCGCCTATCTGGGCTTTCAATTGGCCGGGCTTCAGGGCATGTACTGGATCGCCTGGGCGATCATTTGCTTCAACACCGTCCTTTTTTTCAGCCTCCTGAAAAAGATGGCCCCCGGCGCCGTGGCTTTTTTCGGGGCGCTCAGCTTTTTATTGTTTCCGGCGGACACAACCAAGCCCCTGCTGACCCACGCTCTCATGATTCAACCGGGTGTGACATGCCTTCTGGGCGCCCTGTTGATTTATACGGGAAAGCGCCCCTGGCTGTCGTATGTCATTATCCTTGGCGCCTTGCTGAGCTACGAGCCCACGGCCTTGCCTTTTCTTGCGGCGCCTCTGCTGAAAAAGCCCTGGGACAGGCAAAGGATGAAGAAACTGGCCCATCACATCCTGATTGTTTTTTCCCTTATGGCTTTGGCCGGGCTTGTCCGCCTTATGTTCCATGAGGCCAGAATGAATGATTTGGCCTCCGGCCATTTGCTGGAGGCGGCGGCCAAAGCTCTGGCTTCCATGGCCCTTGGGCCCCTCACCATTGTTTGGAGTTATGCCGCCCGGATGTTCGACGGCGCCTGGAGCGTCAGGCCGTGGGGAGCGATGATGGCGGGCTTGTTTCTGGTTATGGGAATCCCCCTTGCCATGGCCTTGCAACAGCCCGGCGTTCGCGCGCAAAACATCAATCCCCGGGTTGTGGGTTTTAAGATCAAGACGAGAATTCTTAATTTTTCCTTCCAAATCAACACAACCTATCATCACCGGGGCATTTTCAGGCTGTTGGTCACGGGAATGGCCATGAGGTTTTGCAGCTATTTATTGGCGTTTTCGTACTGGCCGCCCATGATAACGGCGGGCAGGGAAACCTGTGTGCATATCGCGGCGTCCGTAGGGTCTTCCATGGTTTTCGCCGCCGTGGCCTGGCTCTTCATGATCGTCTGCAAAGCCTACGAGGGGAGGTGGGGCGGCATATTGGCCCTTTGCGCCTATCTGTCGCTATTGGTTTGTTTTCACACCACGGTCCAGGATTCTTTTGCCAAAAGCGCCCAGGTGCAGCGTAGCTTCTGGAATCAAATCATTGCCTTGTGCCCGGATTTGGAGGATGGGACCGTCATTCTCGTCCGGGAGGAAGGATTGCCGAAAACACAATATATCCGGTCCAATTTTTGGACGGATCGATTGATTTTGGAGTTGATGTACGACTTTCCTTCTGATTGGAAGGAACCGCCCCGGTTGTACGTCATGGACTACCGGATTTCCCATAGTTTTCGGCAGGGGCCCAACGGCGAAATTTTATGGG
The window above is part of the Desulfatibacillum aliphaticivorans DSM 15576 genome. Proteins encoded here:
- a CDS encoding saccharopine dehydrogenase family protein, coding for MANVLIIGAGGVGGVVTHKCAQVPEVFERITLASRTLEKCDAIASQIDRPIRTEQVDADNVPELAALIREIKPDLVVNVALPYQDLHIMDACLETKTDYLDTANYEPPDEAKFCYKWQWDYQERFREAGVMALLGSGFDPGVTNVFCAHAAKEHFDEIHYVDIMDCNAGDHGHPFATNFNPEINIREITQRGKYFENGRWLETDPLSVHKTFDFPGIGPREMYLMYHEEMESLTKHIPHIKRMRFWMTFGQEYLTHLRVLENVGMTRIDPVVFEGHEIVPLKFLKALLPEPSSLGENYSGKTCIGCMIEGVKDGQPQKYYVYNICDHAQAYKEVKAQAISYTTGVPAMIGAMLMVTGVWRGEGVFNMEQFDPSPFMEKLNIHGLPWTEKFL